One window of Hoplias malabaricus isolate fHopMal1 chromosome 16, fHopMal1.hap1, whole genome shotgun sequence genomic DNA carries:
- the btf3l4 gene encoding transcription factor BTF3 homolog 4, with protein MNQEKLAKLQAQVRIGGKGTARRKKKVVHRTATADDKKLQSSLKKLTVNNIAGIEEVNMIKDDGTVIHFNNPKVQASLSANTFAITGHAETKQLTEMLPGILSQLGADSLTSLRKIAEQFPRQVLDNKAPKAEDIDEEDDDVPDLVENFDEASKNEAN; from the exons ATGAATCAAGAGAAACTGGCTAAACTTCAAGCCCAAGTCCGAATAGGGGGCAAG ggcacAGCACGTAGGAAGAAGAAGGTCGTCCACAGAACAGCAACAGCTGATGACAAAAAGCTTCAGAGTTCATTAAAGAAGCTTACTGTGAATAACATTGCAGGCATTGAGGAG GTGAACATGATAAAGGATGATGGTACAGTGATCCACTTCAACAACCCTAAAGTGCAGGCATCTCTGTCTGCCAACACGTTTGCCATCACGGGCCACGCAGAAACCAAGCAGCTGACAGAGATGCTCCCTGGCATTCTCAGTCAGCTCGGTGCAGACAGTCTTACAAGTCTGCGCAAAATTGCAGAGCAGTTCCCCAGACAAG TTCTCGACAACAAAGCCCCCAAAGCTGAAGATATTGATGAAGAAGACGACGACGTCCCAG ATCTGGTAGAGAACTTCGACGAAGCATCGAAGAATGAAGCAAACTGA
- the ptgfr gene encoding prostaglandin F2-alpha receptor, giving the protein MSYNGTSKTGASNRTSNETFSKEVSVTSSVITMTVGIVSNILALFIILKAYQRFRMQSKAPFLLFAGCLVLTDFLGHVINGSLALYVHALNKNWESFDPKQVLCEFFGVCMTFFGLSPLLLGAVMAVERCIGVIWPFFHSMALTSSHIKGLLALTWLGALLVALLPVMVQRPYKVQYTESWCFFRLEGSRDWLDLLLPMTFSLLGLLAILITFVCNTVTGFTLLWSRLRQERDYHRHHRSSIHFEMICQLLAIMIVSSVCWGPLLVTVVIICLQDQKQDTHSHLLLTVRLATWNQILEPWVYILLRKAFLKRLLMLVQKCCTPRPKLAFGWRFSALGNSVEARSSVSNRPDFICLDGPCLPDKYMTPTARFP; this is encoded by the exons ATGTCTTATAATGGGACATCCAAAACAGGAGCATCAAACAGAACAAGTAATGAAACCTTCAGTAAAGAAGTGTCAGTCACTTCCTCTGTCATAACCATGACTGTGGGCATTGTATCCAACATTCTGGCTCTCTTCATAATTCTCAAAGCCTACCAGCGCTTTCGTATGCAATCCAAAGCTCCCTTCCTACTTTTTGCGGGTTGTTTGGTGCTGACTGATTTCCTGGGACATGTTATTAATGGCTCTCTTGCTCTATATGTGCATGCTTTAAACAAAAACTGGGAGAGTTTTGACCCCAAACAGGTTCTTTGTGAGTTCTTTGGTGTTTGCATGACATTTTTTGGTCTGAGTCCGCTTCTGCTTGGAGCTGTTATGGCTGTGGAGCGTTGCATTGGAGTCATTTGGCCATTTTTTCACTCGATGGCTTTGACTTCCAGCCACATAAAAGGGCTGCTGGCACTCACCTGGCTTGGGGCACTGCTGGTGGCCTTGCTACCAGTGATGGTGCAGCGGCCTTACAAAGTCCAGTATACTGAGAGCTGGTGTTTCTTTCGCCTGGAGGGCTCACGCGATTGGCTGGACCTTCTCCTTCCTATGACCTTCTCTTTGTTGGGATTGCTGGCTATTCTCATCACTTTTGTGTGCAACACTGTGACCGGATTCACTCTCCTGTGGTCCAGATTGCGTCAAGAACGTGACTACCACCGCCATCACAGAAGCTCCATCCATTTTGAGATGATCTGCCAGCTCCTTGCTATCATGATTGTATCCAGTGTATGTTGGGGACCTTTGCTG GTTACAGTCGTTATCATCTGTCTGCAAGACCAAAAGCAAGATACACACAGCCACCTGCTACTAACCGTGCGCCTGGCTACATGGAACCAGATTCTTGAACCTTGGGTTTACATTCTTCTGCGCAAAGCTTTCCTGAAGAGACTCTTAATGCTGGTCCAGAAGTGCTGCACTCCACGTCCGAAACTTGCTTTTGGATGGAGGTTTAGTGCTCTGGGAAATTCCGTGGAGGCCAGGAGCTCTGTGAGCAACAGACCAGACTTCATCTGCCTAGATGGCCCATGTCTGCCAGACAAATACATGACACCCACTGCACGCTTCCCATGA